From Streptomyces griseorubiginosus, one genomic window encodes:
- a CDS encoding helix-turn-helix domain-containing protein translates to MASLNVGNLGEYLREQRRTAQLSLRQLADAAGVSNPYLSQIERGLRKPSAEVLQQVAKALRISAETLYVRAGILDAERDRDDVETRAVILADPTLNERQKQVLLQIYESFRKENGFEIAPADAAPAQSDGHGEKHGDEYGDKHGDSAAGAQEHDRTTDGSDADPHQTAS, encoded by the coding sequence ATGGCATCGCTCAACGTCGGCAATCTCGGTGAGTATCTGCGTGAACAGCGGCGCACCGCGCAGCTGTCGCTCAGGCAGCTCGCCGACGCCGCCGGTGTATCGAATCCGTATCTGAGCCAGATCGAGCGCGGGCTGCGCAAGCCGAGCGCGGAGGTGTTGCAGCAGGTCGCCAAGGCCCTGCGGATCTCCGCCGAGACGCTGTACGTGCGAGCCGGCATCCTCGACGCCGAGCGGGACCGGGACGACGTGGAGACACGTGCGGTCATCCTCGCCGATCCCACGCTCAACGAGCGGCAGAAGCAGGTGCTGCTCCAGATCTACGAGTCCTTCCGCAAGGAGAACGGCTTCGAGATCGCCCCGGCGGACGCCGCCCCCGCACAGAGCGACGGGCATGGCGAGAAGCATGGCGACGAGTACGGCGACAAGCACGGCGACAGTGCGGCCGGTGCCCAGGAACACGACCGAACGACCGACGGCAGCGACGCCGACCCGCACCAGACGGCCAGTTGA
- the mshA gene encoding D-inositol-3-phosphate glycosyltransferase, with protein MSQYISRLQRRSPATPSRLWHPHRRPRRVAMLSVHTSPLHQPGTGDAGGMNVYIVELAQRLAAINIEVEIFTRATTGGLPPVVEMAPGVLVRHIDAGPYEGLNKEDLPAQLCAFTHGVMQAWAGHRPGHYDLVHSHYWLSGHVGWLAAQRWGTPLVHAMHTMAKVKNANLADGDTPEPAARVIGETQIVSAADRLIANTAEEREELVHHYAADPAKVAVVHPGVNLDRFRPADGRAAARARLGLPQDALIPLFAGRIQPLKAPDVLLRAVAVLLDQRPDLRSRILVPVVGGLSGSGLAKPEGLQKLASRLGIADVVRFHPPVGQEQLADWFRAASVLVMPSYSESFGLVAIEAQAAGTPVLAAAVGGLPVAVADGRTGFLVRGHDPAAYARVLRDFADDPALSPRMGEAAARHAQSFGWDTAAAATADVYVAAAQSYRRHVRSLHG; from the coding sequence GTGAGCCAGTACATCAGCAGGCTCCAGCGTCGCTCTCCGGCCACGCCCTCGCGGCTGTGGCACCCGCACCGCCGCCCCCGCCGCGTCGCGATGCTCTCCGTGCACACCTCCCCGCTCCACCAGCCCGGCACCGGCGACGCGGGCGGCATGAACGTCTACATCGTGGAGCTCGCCCAGCGCCTCGCCGCGATCAACATCGAGGTCGAGATCTTCACGCGCGCGACCACGGGCGGTCTGCCACCGGTCGTCGAGATGGCCCCCGGCGTCCTGGTCCGCCACATCGACGCGGGCCCCTACGAGGGCCTCAACAAGGAGGACCTCCCCGCCCAGCTGTGCGCCTTCACGCACGGCGTGATGCAGGCCTGGGCCGGTCACCGCCCCGGCCACTACGACCTGGTCCACTCGCACTACTGGCTCTCCGGCCACGTCGGCTGGCTCGCCGCCCAGCGCTGGGGCACCCCGCTCGTGCACGCCATGCACACCATGGCCAAGGTCAAGAACGCCAACCTCGCCGACGGCGACACCCCCGAGCCCGCCGCCCGCGTCATCGGCGAGACCCAGATCGTCTCCGCCGCCGACCGCCTCATCGCGAACACCGCCGAGGAGCGCGAGGAACTCGTCCACCACTACGCGGCCGACCCCGCCAAGGTCGCCGTCGTGCACCCCGGCGTGAACCTCGACCGCTTCCGCCCGGCGGACGGCCGCGCCGCGGCCCGCGCCCGTCTCGGCCTGCCCCAGGACGCCCTGATCCCCCTCTTCGCGGGCCGCATCCAGCCCCTGAAGGCCCCCGACGTCCTGCTGCGCGCGGTGGCGGTCCTCCTCGACCAGCGCCCCGACCTGCGCTCCCGCATCCTCGTCCCGGTCGTCGGCGGCCTCAGCGGCAGCGGCCTCGCCAAGCCGGAGGGCCTCCAGAAGCTGGCCTCCCGGCTCGGCATCGCGGATGTCGTACGGTTCCACCCGCCCGTCGGCCAGGAACAGCTCGCCGACTGGTTCCGGGCCGCGTCCGTACTGGTCATGCCGTCCTACAGCGAGTCCTTCGGGCTGGTCGCCATAGAGGCGCAGGCGGCCGGCACTCCGGTGCTCGCGGCGGCGGTCGGCGGGCTGCCGGTGGCCGTGGCCGACGGACGGACCGGCTTCCTCGTACGAGGACACGATCCGGCCGCCTACGCGCGCGTGCTGCGCGATTTCGCCGACGACCCGGCGCTCTCGCCCCGCATGGGCGAGGCGGCGGCCCGGCACGCCCAGTCCTTCGGCTGGGACACCGCGGCCGCGGCGACGGCGGACGTGTACGTGGCCGCCGCGCAGTCGTACCGGCGTCACGTACGCTCGCTCCATGGCTGA
- a CDS encoding RraA family protein, protein MIETTEFADIPTTTLADLLGRDQVMDIGIRPLWGPVPRVAGPAFTVRCPPGDNLMLHAAIHRAPAGSVIVVESGDLDYALAGGNVCAVAQRRGIAGFVADGLIRDLAEVREAGFPVFARGVIPIPGAKKAVVPLGEPVRCGGVRVEAGDVVVADEEGVVAVPAARLAETLTAARAKLAKEAAETLEQWETAHRARVDEILAAGGFEG, encoded by the coding sequence ATGATCGAGACCACCGAGTTTGCGGACATCCCCACGACCACACTGGCCGATCTGCTCGGTCGTGACCAGGTCATGGACATCGGGATCAGGCCGTTGTGGGGGCCGGTGCCGAGGGTCGCCGGGCCGGCCTTCACCGTACGGTGCCCTCCCGGCGACAACCTGATGCTGCACGCGGCGATCCACCGGGCGCCGGCCGGCTCGGTGATCGTGGTGGAGTCCGGCGACCTCGACTACGCGCTGGCCGGCGGGAACGTCTGCGCGGTGGCCCAGCGCCGGGGGATCGCCGGGTTCGTGGCCGACGGGCTGATCCGCGACCTGGCAGAGGTGCGGGAGGCCGGCTTCCCGGTGTTCGCACGGGGGGTCATCCCGATCCCCGGCGCCAAGAAGGCCGTGGTGCCGCTGGGTGAACCGGTGCGGTGCGGCGGGGTGCGGGTCGAGGCGGGGGACGTGGTGGTCGCCGACGAGGAGGGGGTCGTGGCCGTGCCCGCCGCGCGCCTGGCCGAGACCCTGACGGCCGCCCGCGCCAAGCTGGCCAAGGAGGCGGCCGAGACCCTGGAGCAGTGGGAGACGGCACATCGCGCCCGCGTCGACGAGATCCTCGCGGCGGGCGGGTTCGAGGGTTGA
- a CDS encoding class I SAM-dependent methyltransferase, protein MTSRAASRPVGTVTRGTTNPNRLRRMDRWIAATHGAELRRAAEPVAVDLGYGAAPWTAVELLARLRAAAPRTRVVGVEIEPARVAAARPYERDGLVFRHGGFEIPVRERPLLIRAANVLRQYDEAEVAAVWERLCARLAPASDRSRGGLLVEGTCDEIGRRHVWVALGPEGPRTVTFATRLGSLERPSDLAERLPKALIHRNVPGEPVHAFLHDFDRAWAAAAPYASYGARQRWIRTAHHLTTDWPLTDGPSRWRQGEVTVAWGALAPRG, encoded by the coding sequence ATGACGTCCCGTGCCGCCTCCCGCCCTGTGGGCACGGTCACGCGCGGGACGACCAACCCCAACCGGCTGCGCCGCATGGACCGCTGGATCGCGGCGACCCACGGCGCCGAGCTGCGCCGCGCCGCCGAACCGGTCGCGGTCGACCTCGGGTACGGGGCCGCGCCCTGGACCGCCGTCGAACTGCTCGCGCGACTCCGTGCGGCGGCTCCACGCACGCGCGTGGTCGGCGTGGAGATCGAACCGGCGCGGGTGGCGGCGGCACGGCCCTACGAGCGGGACGGACTCGTCTTCCGGCACGGCGGGTTCGAGATCCCGGTGCGCGAACGGCCCCTGCTGATCCGGGCGGCGAACGTACTGCGCCAGTACGACGAAGCCGAGGTGGCCGCCGTGTGGGAGCGGCTGTGCGCGCGGCTCGCGCCGGCCTCGGACCGCTCCCGTGGGGGACTGCTCGTCGAGGGGACCTGCGACGAGATCGGGCGCCGGCACGTGTGGGTCGCGCTCGGCCCCGAGGGCCCGCGAACGGTCACCTTCGCGACCCGACTGGGGTCGCTGGAGCGGCCTTCCGACCTCGCCGAGCGGCTGCCGAAGGCGCTGATCCACCGCAACGTCCCGGGCGAGCCGGTGCACGCCTTCCTCCACGACTTCGACCGCGCGTGGGCAGCGGCGGCGCCCTACGCGTCGTACGGCGCCCGCCAACGATGGATCCGAACAGCCCACCACCTGACCACGGACTGGCCCCTCACGGACGGCCCTTCACGCTGGAGGCAGGGAGAAGTGACGGTGGCTTGGGGGGCGTTGGCGCCGCGGGGGTGA
- a CDS encoding HAD domain-containing protein, which produces MLLFLDVDGTLLPFGAAGPYPVYDPAFPLPAAAAEHPLLSRVDPALGARLASLGCELVWATTWMDDANSCLGPWLGLPRLPVVDWPDADDEVEGGLHWKTRALVSWAAGRSFIWVDDEITEADRVWVAGHHPGRALLRRVDAQRGLGEGDFAVMEGWVRG; this is translated from the coding sequence GTGCTGCTGTTCCTCGACGTGGACGGGACGCTGCTGCCGTTCGGGGCGGCGGGGCCGTATCCGGTCTACGACCCCGCCTTTCCGCTCCCCGCGGCGGCCGCCGAACACCCCTTGCTGTCCCGCGTCGATCCGGCGCTCGGCGCGCGGCTCGCGTCGCTGGGGTGCGAGTTGGTGTGGGCGACGACCTGGATGGACGACGCGAACAGCTGCCTGGGGCCCTGGCTCGGACTGCCGCGACTGCCGGTCGTGGACTGGCCGGACGCGGACGACGAAGTCGAGGGCGGGCTGCACTGGAAGACCCGGGCCCTTGTCTCCTGGGCGGCGGGCCGGTCCTTCATCTGGGTCGACGACGAGATCACCGAGGCCGATCGGGTGTGGGTGGCGGGGCATCATCCCGGGCGGGCTCTCCTGCGCCGGGTGGACGCACAACGGGGGCTGGGCGAGGGGGACTTCGCGGTCATGGAGGGGTGGGTCAGGGGGTGA
- a CDS encoding DUF2516 family protein, protein MQGFAGFMWLLSMALIVFSGFALFDAAIRREDAYRAADKKTKPFWLIILGLAFVVNLIFNILSFLPIIGLIATIVYMVDVRPAIRALPGGGRSGRGRGSSSDGPYGPYNGGR, encoded by the coding sequence ATGCAGGGGTTCGCAGGCTTCATGTGGCTGCTGAGCATGGCCCTGATCGTTTTCAGCGGTTTCGCGCTGTTCGACGCCGCCATCCGCCGCGAGGACGCCTACCGTGCGGCCGACAAGAAGACCAAGCCCTTCTGGCTGATCATTCTCGGGCTCGCCTTCGTGGTGAACCTGATCTTCAACATCCTGTCGTTCCTGCCGATCATCGGCCTCATCGCGACGATCGTGTACATGGTCGACGTACGCCCGGCGATCCGTGCCCTGCCGGGCGGCGGCCGCAGCGGCCGGGGCAGGGGTTCGAGCAGCGACGGCCCCTACGGTCCGTACAACGGCGGGCGCTGA
- a CDS encoding nitroreductase/quinone reductase family protein yields the protein MTHPVHDFNRRIIDEFRANHGQVGGPFEGGRLILLTTTGARTGTPHTTPVGYLPDGGDRILVIASAGGSPRHPDWYRNLQAHPQVTVESGVFTYEARAVVLTGEERERAFARAAEADRGWASYQEKTDRLLPVVALHEIARPGPPNINAKSPGEAIRLVHDAFRRELALIRREMTTSGSTLGAQLRVNCLTFCQGLHNHHTGEDLGMFPFLADRHPQAAPALDRLRKEHEHIAALVAELREALAGPDLSAVRPEVDRLTADLEAHLTYEEEQLIPLLDGS from the coding sequence GTGACCCACCCCGTCCACGACTTCAACCGGCGCATCATCGACGAGTTCCGCGCGAACCACGGCCAGGTCGGCGGCCCCTTCGAGGGCGGCCGCCTGATCCTGCTCACCACCACCGGCGCCCGCACCGGCACCCCGCACACCACCCCGGTCGGCTACCTCCCCGACGGCGGCGACCGCATCCTCGTGATCGCCTCGGCGGGCGGCTCGCCCCGCCACCCCGACTGGTACCGCAACCTCCAGGCTCACCCTCAAGTCACCGTGGAGAGCGGGGTGTTCACCTACGAGGCGCGGGCTGTCGTCCTGACCGGCGAGGAGCGGGAGCGGGCCTTCGCACGGGCCGCGGAGGCGGACCGCGGCTGGGCGAGCTACCAGGAGAAGACGGACCGGCTCCTCCCCGTGGTCGCCCTGCACGAGATCGCCCGCCCGGGCCCGCCGAACATCAACGCCAAGTCCCCCGGCGAGGCCATCAGGCTGGTCCACGACGCCTTCCGCCGCGAACTCGCCCTGATCCGGCGGGAGATGACCACCTCGGGATCGACGCTCGGTGCCCAACTCCGCGTGAACTGCCTGACGTTCTGCCAGGGCCTGCACAACCACCACACCGGCGAGGACCTGGGCATGTTCCCGTTCCTGGCGGACCGCCATCCGCAAGCGGCGCCCGCCCTCGACCGGTTGCGCAAGGAGCACGAGCACATCGCGGCCCTCGTGGCGGAGTTGCGCGAGGCGCTCGCAGGCCCGGACCTGTCCGCCGTACGCCCGGAGGTCGACCGCCTGACGGCCGACCTGGAAGCCCATCTGACGTACGAGGAGGAGCAGTTGATCCCGCTCCTCGACGGCAGCTGA
- a CDS encoding ankyrin repeat domain-containing protein, with the protein MGFFDDLVLAEGPVGERVVTAWLRPAGEDDGRYAPPVDRFAPALSPQLDVVGVGAETRVVVTGWSVWPRSVTLHLSVFRRTRRQSGDPRRQSGLRVGLLFSDGRRVTSLDGTVMRGVRFTGDDGLPREAATEQAVGLIPLDPGLHHSRRSLFKTDVDLYLPELPPPGDTQLVIEWPDEGVPETRTPVDTAALLAASRRAHEVWPDLEPPDPEEPPTRFMTVEVSGPPALLAPPLTRRQREERQREEEARRRYVPQADWKRMGYHDWGDAALIRARLEGGAPPQAAVGWHGTTPLHLTAEQGSAEAVSALLPHITDVDVRDHDDHTPLWYAVASMDEATVRALVDAGADVWTPQAPPWSPGRLLLTTPLAPLVRDLPGAVELSPREVAAQEAADALIAAFGTEPLWTEGLGVCFVQGLDEDELIRRLGADPAQCPRTDLDDAPFEPLDYDESLRYVGVSGVAGAPGGCVIAQDGYMPSDDAVLRAISAGTTAYGVYFNPKGGTFGALARDGEIVAGDEIHLRPHDSDPDAYWTFRFWQRKHAFPYGADTLAYCCAAAGLNLAAGRDAVDLRTPHRWVPLPPSLQR; encoded by the coding sequence ATGGGTTTCTTCGATGATCTCGTGCTTGCTGAAGGGCCGGTCGGGGAGCGGGTCGTGACGGCCTGGTTACGGCCGGCCGGGGAGGACGACGGGCGGTACGCGCCGCCCGTCGACCGGTTCGCGCCCGCGCTCTCGCCGCAGCTCGACGTGGTCGGCGTGGGGGCGGAGACGCGGGTCGTGGTGACGGGATGGTCCGTGTGGCCCCGGTCGGTCACCCTGCATCTGTCGGTGTTCCGCAGGACCCGCAGACAGAGCGGGGATCCACGACGGCAGTCAGGACTCCGCGTGGGGCTGCTGTTCTCCGACGGACGCCGGGTGACCTCGCTGGACGGCACCGTGATGCGCGGGGTCCGGTTCACGGGCGACGACGGTCTGCCCCGGGAAGCGGCGACCGAGCAGGCCGTCGGGCTGATCCCGTTGGATCCCGGCCTGCATCACTCCCGCAGGTCGCTCTTCAAGACCGACGTGGACCTGTATCTGCCGGAGCTCCCGCCCCCGGGCGACACGCAGTTGGTGATCGAGTGGCCGGACGAGGGCGTACCCGAGACCCGCACCCCCGTCGACACCGCCGCGCTCCTCGCCGCGTCCCGCAGGGCCCACGAGGTGTGGCCCGACCTCGAACCGCCCGATCCGGAAGAACCGCCGACGAGGTTCATGACCGTGGAGGTGAGCGGCCCCCCGGCGCTCCTGGCACCACCGCTCACCAGGCGCCAGCGCGAGGAGCGGCAGCGCGAGGAGGAAGCTCGTCGGCGCTATGTGCCCCAGGCCGACTGGAAGCGGATGGGCTACCACGACTGGGGTGACGCGGCCCTGATCCGGGCCCGGCTGGAGGGCGGTGCCCCACCCCAGGCCGCCGTCGGATGGCACGGCACCACCCCGCTGCACCTCACGGCGGAACAGGGCTCGGCGGAAGCGGTGAGCGCGCTCCTCCCCCACATCACGGACGTCGACGTACGCGACCACGACGACCACACCCCCCTCTGGTACGCCGTGGCCAGCATGGACGAGGCCACCGTGCGCGCGCTGGTCGACGCCGGGGCGGATGTCTGGACACCGCAGGCCCCGCCCTGGTCACCGGGCCGGCTCCTGCTGACCACTCCGCTCGCGCCGCTCGTCCGGGACCTGCCCGGAGCGGTGGAGCTGTCTCCACGGGAGGTCGCCGCCCAGGAGGCCGCCGACGCGCTCATCGCCGCGTTCGGCACCGAACCGCTGTGGACCGAAGGGCTCGGCGTCTGCTTCGTACAGGGCCTGGACGAGGACGAGTTGATACGACGGCTCGGCGCCGACCCCGCCCAGTGCCCGCGTACCGACCTCGACGACGCCCCCTTCGAGCCGCTGGACTACGACGAGTCCCTGCGCTACGTGGGCGTCAGCGGCGTGGCCGGCGCCCCCGGTGGCTGCGTCATCGCCCAGGACGGCTACATGCCCAGCGACGACGCCGTGCTGCGGGCGATATCGGCGGGCACCACGGCCTACGGGGTGTACTTCAACCCGAAGGGCGGCACGTTCGGCGCGCTCGCCCGAGACGGCGAGATCGTCGCGGGCGACGAGATCCATCTCCGGCCGCACGACTCGGACCCGGACGCGTACTGGACGTTCCGTTTCTGGCAGCGCAAGCACGCCTTCCCCTACGGCGCCGACACCCTCGCCTACTGCTGCGCCGCCGCGGGCCTGAACCTCGCCGCTGGACGGGACGCGGTCGACCTGCGCACCCCGCACCGCTGGGTCCCCCTCCCGCCGAGCCTCCAACGCTGA
- a CDS encoding PP2C family protein-serine/threonine phosphatase gives MPVPIPRQRAIPAVESGQAQAAPQDGPSRNDTPRKEATVDNNAATQLTLLVIEDDPGGSTVVPELLDPAGKPIRVRTARNLTEAERLLTDDVHCILLDLALPGSGRTADDDELAVLRHVLELAPRHAVLALTASGDAERGAEAVRVGAQDYLFRDELDGRLLSRAIRYAVERKRSDTAERRLAEGRVRAQENRRLERGLLPTPLLEGSSLRFAARYRPGRSRALLGGDFYDVVRTPDGTVHAMIGDVCGHGPDEAALGVELRIAWRALTLAGLCGDELLGTLQEVLEHERSDDEIFATLCTVDIAPDGRRAGLCLAGHPAPLVASPGRPARLLPYDNNGPALGLLPGARWPRMQVELGAEWSLMLYTDGLIEGHVGQGRERLGQDGMVSMIRRQLSEGLRGEELLRAAVNEVRSLNGGELADDVAVLLLDREG, from the coding sequence ATGCCCGTACCCATACCGCGGCAGCGAGCGATCCCGGCCGTGGAGAGTGGTCAGGCGCAGGCCGCACCCCAGGACGGCCCCTCCAGGAACGACACCCCGCGCAAGGAAGCCACGGTCGACAACAACGCCGCCACCCAACTGACCCTGCTGGTGATCGAGGACGATCCCGGCGGCTCCACGGTCGTCCCCGAACTCCTGGACCCGGCCGGCAAGCCGATCCGTGTCCGCACCGCCCGCAACCTCACCGAGGCCGAGCGGCTGCTCACGGACGACGTGCACTGCATCCTGCTCGACCTCGCGCTGCCCGGGTCGGGCCGCACCGCCGACGACGACGAGCTCGCCGTACTCCGCCATGTCCTGGAGCTCGCGCCCCGGCACGCCGTCCTCGCGCTGACCGCGTCCGGAGACGCGGAGCGCGGCGCGGAGGCGGTCCGGGTGGGGGCCCAGGACTACCTTTTCCGGGACGAGTTGGACGGCCGGCTGCTGAGCCGGGCGATCCGGTACGCGGTGGAGCGGAAACGTTCCGACACGGCAGAGCGCCGGCTCGCCGAGGGACGGGTGCGGGCGCAGGAGAACCGGCGTCTGGAGCGCGGGCTGCTGCCCACACCGCTGCTGGAGGGCTCCTCGCTACGCTTCGCCGCGCGCTACCGCCCGGGTCGCTCGCGGGCACTGCTCGGCGGGGACTTCTACGACGTCGTACGGACTCCCGACGGGACCGTGCACGCGATGATCGGTGACGTCTGCGGGCACGGCCCCGACGAGGCGGCGCTCGGCGTGGAGCTGCGCATCGCCTGGCGAGCGCTGACTCTGGCGGGCCTGTGCGGGGACGAGCTGCTCGGCACGCTCCAGGAGGTGCTGGAGCACGAGCGCTCCGACGACGAGATCTTCGCGACCCTGTGCACGGTCGACATCGCGCCGGACGGACGCCGGGCGGGGCTGTGCCTCGCCGGACACCCCGCACCGCTGGTGGCCAGCCCGGGACGACCCGCGCGGCTGCTGCCGTACGACAACAACGGGCCCGCGCTGGGACTGCTGCCCGGCGCCCGCTGGCCCCGGATGCAGGTCGAGCTGGGCGCGGAGTGGAGCCTGATGCTCTACACCGACGGGCTGATCGAGGGGCACGTCGGTCAGGGGCGGGAGCGGCTCGGGCAGGACGGGATGGTGTCGATGATCCGCCGCCAGCTGTCCGAGGGGCTGCGGGGCGAGGAACTGCTGCGGGCCGCGGTGAACGAGGTGCGGTCGCTCAACGGGGGCGAGCTGGCGGACGACGTGGCGGTACTGCTGCTCGACCGGGAGGGTTAG
- a CDS encoding class I SAM-dependent methyltransferase, which translates to MADEGFTDPRLAAVYDPLDPDRRDLDAYVGMVEEFGARRVLDVGCGTGVFALLLAERGIEVVGVDPASASLDVARGKPGAERVRWFHGDATGLPPLSVDLVTMTANVAQQIVEEDAWRGTLRGAYAALRPGGRLVFETRDPARRAWEEWNREASYAVTDVAGVGAVESWVDVTGVEGQLVSFRWTYVFAAEGRTLISDSILRFRERAEIEADLVAQGFVVEDVRDAPDRPGKEFVFVAAREPSGG; encoded by the coding sequence ATGGCTGACGAAGGTTTCACCGATCCGCGGCTGGCCGCTGTCTACGATCCGCTCGACCCCGATCGCCGTGATCTCGACGCGTACGTCGGGATGGTGGAGGAGTTCGGGGCTCGGCGGGTGCTGGACGTCGGCTGTGGGACGGGGGTGTTCGCGTTGCTGCTGGCCGAGCGGGGGATCGAGGTCGTCGGGGTCGATCCGGCCTCGGCCTCGCTCGACGTGGCCCGGGGAAAGCCCGGGGCGGAACGAGTGCGCTGGTTCCACGGGGACGCGACCGGACTGCCCCCGCTGAGCGTCGACCTGGTGACCATGACGGCCAACGTGGCGCAGCAGATCGTAGAAGAGGATGCCTGGCGGGGCACCCTGCGGGGCGCGTACGCGGCGCTACGGCCCGGTGGGCGACTGGTGTTCGAGACGCGGGACCCGGCACGGCGGGCCTGGGAGGAGTGGAACCGGGAGGCGTCGTACGCCGTGACGGACGTGGCCGGTGTCGGGGCGGTGGAGAGCTGGGTCGATGTCACGGGCGTGGAGGGGCAGTTGGTGTCGTTCCGGTGGACCTATGTGTTCGCGGCGGAGGGACGGACGCTGATCTCGGATTCGATCCTGCGCTTCCGGGAGCGGGCGGAGATCGAGGCGGACCTGGTTGCGCAGGGGTTCGTGGTGGAGGACGTGCGGGACGCGCCGGACCGGCCGGGGAAGGAGTTCGTGTTCGTGGCGGCGCGGGAGCCGAGCGGCGGCTAG
- a CDS encoding C40 family peptidase, translating into MGTGKRGLIATAVTVIGAVAVLAAPGTAFAAPSPTPTPSPTSSPTTVTNKDIEAVRKRLDALYHDAAVATDAYNAAEEKAEQQSAQIVALAKKIVKGQERLKQLKARAGAAAAAQYRSNGLPDEAQLMLSDNPQEFLDATGRVLQGQRATKALIAELTRTQQDLKQYAEDASAQWTKLEAGRKAKAAAKKKVEQQIAAAEQLESQLEEREKARLAELEEEAAHKAQSAWLDSGILDEIDGKASDAGKIAVQFATTQIGKPYEWGAEGPDSYDCSGLTSQAWASAGKPIPRTSQEQWKQLQHVDIKDMRPGDLIIYFDDASHVAMYLGEGAIVHAPRPGRTVTLAGAGSMPILGVVRPDA; encoded by the coding sequence ATGGGGACGGGCAAGCGCGGTCTGATCGCTACGGCCGTGACCGTGATCGGCGCGGTCGCCGTACTCGCGGCACCCGGCACCGCCTTCGCCGCCCCGAGTCCGACCCCCACCCCCTCCCCCACGTCCTCCCCGACCACCGTCACCAACAAGGACATCGAGGCCGTACGCAAACGCCTCGACGCGCTCTACCACGACGCCGCCGTCGCCACCGACGCCTACAACGCCGCCGAGGAGAAGGCCGAACAGCAGTCGGCCCAGATCGTCGCGCTGGCCAAGAAGATCGTGAAGGGCCAGGAGAGGCTCAAGCAGCTCAAGGCCCGCGCGGGCGCCGCGGCCGCCGCCCAGTACCGCAGCAACGGCCTGCCCGACGAGGCCCAGCTGATGCTGAGCGACAACCCGCAGGAGTTCCTGGACGCGACCGGCCGGGTCCTCCAGGGCCAGCGCGCCACCAAGGCCCTCATCGCCGAACTGACCCGGACCCAGCAGGACTTGAAGCAGTACGCCGAGGACGCCTCCGCCCAGTGGACCAAGCTGGAGGCGGGCCGCAAGGCGAAGGCGGCGGCCAAGAAGAAGGTCGAGCAGCAGATCGCGGCGGCCGAACAGCTCGAGTCCCAGCTGGAGGAGAGGGAGAAGGCACGCCTCGCCGAACTGGAGGAGGAGGCAGCCCACAAGGCCCAGAGCGCCTGGCTGGACTCCGGCATCCTCGACGAGATCGACGGCAAAGCGAGCGACGCGGGCAAGATCGCCGTCCAGTTCGCGACGACCCAGATCGGCAAACCGTACGAATGGGGCGCCGAGGGCCCGGACTCGTACGACTGCTCGGGGCTGACCTCACAGGCATGGGCGAGCGCCGGCAAGCCCATCCCGCGCACCTCGCAGGAGCAGTGGAAGCAGCTCCAGCACGTCGACATCAAGGACATGCGGCCCGGCGACCTGATCATCTACTTCGACGACGCCAGCCATGTGGCGATGTACCTCGGCGAGGGCGCGATCGTGCACGCCCCGCGCCCGGGACGGACGGTGACCCTCGCGGGCGCGGGCTCGATGCCGATCCTCGGAGTGGTGCGCCCGGACGCGTGA
- a CDS encoding YbjN domain-containing protein — translation MAEAEKAAQVIEGVLKDAEVEWESPEPGNYVVQLPGTRKLKTTVSLLVGRHSLSVNAFVIRHPDENEAGVHRWLLERNLKLYGVSYAVDRLGDVYVAGKLPLAAVTADEVDRLLGQVLEAADGSFNTLLELGFATAIRREYEWRVARGESTRNLDAFTHLTRRAED, via the coding sequence ATGGCTGAGGCAGAGAAGGCGGCGCAGGTCATCGAGGGCGTTCTCAAGGACGCCGAGGTCGAGTGGGAGAGTCCGGAGCCCGGCAACTACGTCGTGCAGCTCCCCGGCACCCGCAAGCTGAAGACGACCGTCTCGCTGCTGGTCGGCCGCCACTCCCTCTCCGTGAACGCCTTCGTCATCCGCCACCCCGACGAGAACGAAGCGGGCGTCCACCGCTGGCTCCTGGAGCGCAACCTCAAGCTGTACGGAGTGAGTTACGCCGTCGACCGGCTCGGTGACGTCTACGTCGCCGGCAAGCTCCCGCTCGCCGCGGTCACCGCCGACGAGGTCGACCGCCTCCTGGGCCAGGTCCTCGAGGCGGCCGACGGGAGCTTCAACACGCTGCTGGAGCTGGGTTTCGCCACCGCGATCCGCAGGGAGTACGAGTGGCGGGTGGCCCGGGGCGAGTCGACGCGCAACCTGGACGCGTTCACGCACCTGACGCGGCGCGCGGAGGACTGA